The nucleotide window AACGGCCCTGCGCGCAGCAATGTTCGCATCGAACCGTCGGCTTGCTTCCGCTTTTCGAGATATGCGGGCACGCCGGCCGCTTTCAACTTGCTGGCCCAGCTACGCGCGCTCGCGTCATCGGAAAACGAGCCCAGTTGCACCGCGAAGCGGTTGCCCGGCGGCGACGTCGGCGTGCCGGATTCGGCAAGCGCGGCTGTCGCGCTCTGCGCGGTGGATTCTGGCCGTGTGCCTGTCTGGGTTGCCGATTGCGTCGATCTGGCTGCCGGTTTCGCCGCAGCCGCGTTGTTCGCAGCTGTTACGGGCGCCTGCTGAACCTTGCCGGCAGACTGCGTTTGCTGTTGCGCCTGCTTCCCCGGTTCTTCACCCTGCGTGTGTGTCTGTGTCGCGCCGTCACGGCTCGACGACCCGTTCGCGGCGGTCGCCGACGGCGCCGGCACGCTTTGCACGCCCGCCGCGGCACCCTGGGCACCTTCGGGTGCGACCGGGTTATCGGGCGCAACGCCCGCCTGGGTATCTTGCGGATCCTGCACGCGTGCCCGCGATACGGGGCGACTCGGAATATCGATTGAAATATCGTCGGTGACGGGCTTCGGGTGCGAATCGAGCACCATCGGCAGGATAACGACCGCCGCGACCACCAGTGCGATCGCGCCGACCAGACGCCGCCGCGCGCGCTGCTTTTCCGGCAAGGTGGGATCGAGAAGCATCGCGTCTGCATCGCCGGCCCGTTCGGTGCGCCGGGTTCGCCTTTCGACGCGCTCGCTACGATCGGCCGCGCTTGAACTCCGGTTTGAGCCCCGTCTGGAACTGGAATTTGCGCCGCGCCGGCCGGACGCGTCGTCTTTCTTGCCGAACGAGAAAATTGCCATGAATGCCTTGGTTCGAGGCTGCCCGCGTTCAGTGTTGCTGCGATTTCCGCCAGGCCATCACGCCCGCAACGGTAAAGAAACTTCCGAAAACCACGATTCTATCATTGTCGGAGGCCCGTTTTAACGCATCCTGAAATGCTGCCGAAGGCGAAGCGAAGCGCGTCACGCTGTGGTCCGCACTATCGGCAACACCGGCGGCAACACCGGCGTCGCGCAGTGCGGCCTCGAGTTGCTCCGCGGACGCGCCGCGCGGCGTCGGCAGGTCGGTCACGCACCAATGGTCAATTTCGCCCTTCAGATGGCCAAGCACGCCTGCAATGTCTTTATCGCGCATTGAGCCGAACACCGCGTAAGTGTACGGAAAATAGCCCATATTGCCGAGATTTTGCGCGAGCACCGCTGCCGCGTGCGGATTGTGCCCAACGTCGAGCACGACTGACGGCTTGCCCGGCAACACCTGGAATCGGCCCGGCAATTCCACGTTTGCGAGGCCGAGGCGAATGTCTTGCGCAGAAACCGGCAGCCGGTCGCGCAACGCTTCGAGACCCGCGAGCGCAGCCGACGTATTGATCAGCTGGTTGGCGCCGCGCAACGCCGGATAAGCGAGCGCCGAACGGCGCAGCGAACGGCCGACGTAATTCCACTGCTGGCGCTCGCTGCCCGCCTGCCCCTCGTAGCGAAAATCCTTGCCGAACATCCATAGATCGGCGCCGATCTTGTGCGCATGATCGATCAACGTCTGCGGCGGCAGCGGGTCGGCGCAAATCGCCGGCTTGCCCGCGCGGAAAATGCCGGCCTTCTCGAACGCGATCTTGTCGCGCGTATCGCCGAGGTACTCGGTGTGATCGATGTCGATGCTCGTGATGATCGCGCAATCGGCATCGAGAATATTGACTGCGTCGAGGCGTCCGCCAAGGCCCACTTCCATGACGACTGCGTCGAGGCCGCGCGACGCGAACAGATGCATGATCGCGAGCGTCGTGAATTCGAAGTACGTCAACGACGGCTGCCCGGCGAGGCTCAGGCGCGCTTTTTCGACCGCTTCGAAGTGCGGCAGCAGATCGGCGTCGCTCGCGTTCTGCCCGTTCACGCGTGCACGTTCGTTGAACGACAGCAGATGCGGCGATGTGTGACAGCCGACCGTATAGCCGGCGCGCAGCAGGATCGACTCGAGAATCGCGCAGGTCGACCCCTTGCCGTTGGTGCCGCCGACCGTGATCACCGGACATGCGAACGACAATTGCAATGCGTCGCGAACCCGGCTGATTCGCGCGAGGCCCATATCGATACCGACCGGATGCGCAGTTTCGAGATGCGTGAGCCACGCATCGAGGGTGGGGAATGTGCTCATCGAATGAAACGGAAGTGCGGTCCGCAATTATCGCGGAAACGACAACGCGCCGCTTGCTGTCGCTCGCGGCGCGTTGTCTGTGCATCACGGCGTACGAGGCGCGCAAGCGCCGTCAGTGGGTTTGGCCTGGCCCTCGGCGGCCTGAACGCCTCCCTGCCGAATCGTTGGATCAGGCGACCGCGTCGGCCGGCTGACGCGTGAGCAACGCCATCAGTTGTGCGATTTCCTCGCGCAGCTTGCGACGGTCCACGATCATGTCGATCGCGCCCTTCTGCAGCAGGAATTCGGCGCGCTGGAAGCCTTCCGGCAGCTTTTCGCGCACGGTCTGTTCGATCACGCGAGGGCCCGCGAAGCCAATCAGCGCCTTCGGTTCGGCGATCACGACATCGCCGAGGAAGGCAAAGCTCGCCGACACGCCGCCCATGGTCGGATCGGTCAACACCGAGATAAACGGCAGCTTCGCTTCAGCGAGGCGCGTCAGCATCGCGGTGGTCTTCGCCATCTGCATCAGCGAAAGCAGGCTTTCCTGCATTCGCGCGCCGCCTGAAGCGGTGAAACAGATAAACGGCACCTGCTGTTCAAGCGCGTTTTGCGCACCGCGTGCGAAACGCTCGCCGACCACCGAGCCCATCGAGCCGCCCATGAACGAAAACTCGAAACACGCCACGACCACGGGCAGCGTGTGGATCGCGCCGCCCATCACGACCATCGCGTCGGTTTCGTCGGTTTCGTCGATCGCTTCTTTCAGACGGTCCGGATACTTGCGGCTGTCCTTGAATTTGAGCGCGTCGACCGGCAGGATTTCCTGGCCGATCTCGTAGCGGCCTTCCGCATCGAGCAACCCATCGAGCCGCTCGCGCGCGCCGATCCGCATATGGTGATCGCACTTCGGGCAGACGTGCAGATTCGCCTCGACGTCGTTGCGGTAAAGCACCGCTTCGCACGAAGGACATTTGATCCACAGGCCTTCCGGAATGCCTTTGCGGCTTTTCGGATCGGTTTGCTTGATTTTGGGCGGCAGCAATTTGTCGAGCCAGCTCATATTGATTTTCTCCGGGCCTCCGGTACGCGTCACTTCACGCGCAATGCGCGCAACGCGTACCGACGACCTTGTTTCTGATGTTGATCGATTGGCTGATCAGGCTGTGCGGGCGCCCGCACCAATCGAATCGATTGCCTGACGGATTTCCCTGATAAACCGGGTCAGCGATTCGGCGGCGGCTTCGGGAGCCGCGTCTTCGAGCAGATTGACGATCCGGCTGCCGATCACGACTGCATCGGAGACTTCCGCCACTGCCCGCGCCGACTGCGCATCGCGAATGCCGAATCCGACCCCAACCGGAAGCGGCACCCGCGACTTGATGGCCGGGATTTTACCTGCAATATCAAGAACGTCCAGATGCGCCGCACCGGTCACACCTTTCAGCGACACGTAATAGACGTAACCGCTCGCCACGCGGCCGACCGCCGCGATGCGTTCGTCGGTCGAGGTCGGCGCGAGCAGGAAGATCGGATCGATGCCGGCGGTCTTCATTTTCTCGGCGAACGGCCCGCATTCCTCAGGCGGGTAATCGACGACCAGCACGCCGTCCACGCCCGCTTCGTTCGCGGCTTTCGCGAATGCGTCGGCGCCGATCCGCTCGATCGGGTTCGCGTAGCCCATCAGCACGATCGGCGTTTTGTCGTCTTTCTCGCGGAAGCGCTTCACATCCGCGAGCACATCGTTCAGCGTGACGCCTTTCGCGAGCGCGCGCTCCGACGAGCGTTGAATGACCGGGCCGTCTGCCATCGGGTCTGAAAACGGTACACCGAGCTCGATGACGTCCGCGCCGCCTGCGACGAGCGCGTGCATGAATTCGACGGTGCGCTTCGGATCAGGGTCGCCCGCGGTGATGAACGGGATCAGGCCTTTGCGTTTTTGTGCGGCAAGGGCCGCGAATACCTGGTTGATTCGTGACATGTTGATTTTCTCGAAGTCGATTGACTGCGCGCTGGTCTGGCTGACCTGTCGGCGTAACGCGGGCTCGGCGACTACGCCGAGGCCACCGACGTTGCCGAAGCCGCCGCCAAACTGACGCGTTCTCGCGCTATCGCGCAGTAACTTTCATTGATTTCATAGCCGACGAACTGGCGCTGCTGACGCGCGCAAGCCACTGCAGTGGTGCCGCTTCCCATGAACGGATCGAGCACGCGACCGCCCGGGGGGCAGCTTGCGAGCACCATCCGCTCGACGATTTCCAGCGGCTTTTGCGTCGGATGGTCGACACGCTCGGCATGTTGCCGATGCAAACGCGACACGGACCAGACGTCTTTCGGGTTGTAGCCCATCTCCAGCCACTTGCTGCCTTCGAACAACTTGCGCGAACGCGCCTTCTTCGTAGCCGCATCGTACGGGATACGGACGGGATCGAGATCGAAGTAGTAATCCTTCGAAACCGCGAACAGACCGATGTTGTCGTGCACGGACGTGAAGCGCCGTGTGGTGCCGCCCATGCTCGGCACGCGCCGATCCCAGATGATCTCGTTGACCATCGTGAGTTTTGTCTTCAGAAAGCAGAAGATCTCAGGCGCGTATTGCCACGTGCAAAAGATATACAACGAACCGGCCGGCTTGAGCTTGGGGATTGCGAGCTCGAGCCATTCGCGCGTCCAGGCGAGAAAAGTGTCGCCCGAACGCATGTCGGAGTCGTTGCCGTAGTCCTTGCCGAGCCCGTACGGCGGATCGGCGAGGATCAGGTCGATCGACTGGTCCGGCAGGTTCGCCGCATCGGTCAGGAAATCGCGGTTGCGAAGTTCGATCGTAGCCGACACCGGCAACAGGAGCGCGGGCGCGGCAGGCGGTGTCGGCGGTGGCGCGACTGGTGCGCCGGTCTGAGTCTGAGTGCCCACTTGATCGGTTAACTCGTCGGTCAACTGAGTGGGCACCCGAGGGGGCAACTGGGCAACCGGTTGTCCCGCAGCCGGTTGCACGGCTTGCCCCGCCTCCACCGCTGCGGTGTCGAGCGCCGGTTGCGGTTCCTCGAACTCGTCGCGCATCGCCGCGGCGCTCAGAACTTGATGCCCGATCGCTCGGCGACCGTATGCATGTCCTTGTCGCCACGGCCCGACAGGTTGACCAGCAGAACCTTGTCTTTCGGCAGCGTCGGTGCGAGCTTCGTCGCGTACGCGAGGGCGTGGCTCGACTCCAGCGCGGGAATGATCCCTTCGATCCGGCAGCAGTCGTGGAACGCCTTCAGCGCTTCTTCGTCGGTGATCGCAACGTATTGTGCACGACCGCTGTCCTTGAGCCAGGCATGCTCGGGACCCACGCCCGGGTAGTCGAGACCGGCCGAAATCGAATGCGTTTCGATAATTTGACCGTTCTCGTCCTGCAGCAGGTACGTGCGGTTGCCGTGCAATACGCCCGGCGTGCCACCCGTCAGCGACGCGGCATGGCGTCCGGTGTCGATGCCGTCGCCGGCTGCTTCGACGCCGATCAATTGCACCGATTTGTCCTCGATATACGGGTAAAAGATGCCCATCGCGTTCGAACCGCCGCCAATGCACGCGATTACGGCATCGGGCTGACGACCAACGAGCTCGGGCATCTGCACCTTGCACTCGTCGCCGATCACGCGCTGGAAATCGCGCACCATCATCGGATAAGGATGGGGACCCGCCACCGTGCCGATAATGTAGAACGTGTTCTCGACGTTGGTCACCCAGTCGCGCATCGCCTCGTTGAGCGCATCTTTCAGCGTGCGCGAGCCCGATTCCACGGGCACGACGGTCGCACCAAGCAGCTTCATGCGGTAAACGTTCGCAGCCTGCCGGCGCACATCCTCGACACCCATGTAGACCACGCATTCCATACCGAAGCGCGCAGCGATCGTCGCAGTGGCGACACCGTGCTGGCCCGCGCCCGTTTCGGCGATCACGCGCGGCTTGCCCATACGCTTCGCGAGCAGCGCCTGGCCGATCACGTTGTTCACCTTATGAGCGCCGGTGTGGTTCAGGTCTTCGCGCTTCAGATAAATCTGCGCGCCGCCGAGCAATTCGCTCCAGCGTTGTGCGTGATAAACGGGGGAGGGGCGACCGACGAAATGCTTCAGTTCGCGCTGATACTCAGCGATGAAGTCGGCGTCTTTCTGGGATTTTTCGTATGCAATGCGCAGCTCTTCGAGCGCATGCATAAGGGTTTCAGCGACGAACACGCCGCCATATTGGCCAAAATGGCCTCGTTCATCAGGTAAGTTATACATATCGTCACTCTTCAGTATGCCGGGCCGGCGTTTGATCAACACCTGCGCGGCCTGAATCATCCAGCGTCCGCCTGTCTGACTGCGTGTACGAACGCCGCCATGCGGGCGTGATCTTTCACGCCCTTCGCGCCCGGTACTTCGATGCCGCTCGAGACATCGACCGCGTACGGGCGCACGCGACGTATCGCTTCACCGACGTTTTGCGCGTTCAACCCACCACTCAAAACGGCCCGACGCGCGAGTTCTGCTGGAATAAGTGACCAATCGAAAACCTTCCCGCCGCCGCCATAGCCTTCGACATGCGTGTCGAACAGAAGACCGCTGGCGGCTGAATAGTTAAGCGCCGATTTTACCAAATCGTCCGGCCGAGTATCAGGCTCAATGCGCAATGCGCGCAACCATGGCAAACCCGCGACGCTCGCGAGCGCCTCGCATTGGTCGGGCGTCTCGTCGCCGTGGAACTGCAGCAGCGACAGCGGCACGTCGCAGACGACATCGCGCACCCAGTCCGGCGTCGCGTTGACGAAGAGTCCGACCACCGACAGAAACGGCGGCACGTTGCGCGTCAATTCGACGGCCTGCGCGACGCTCAGCGCACGCGGACTCGGCGGGTAGAACACGAGGCCAATCGCGTCCGCGCCGAGGTCGACCGCGCAATCCACGTCCGATGGCTTCGACAGGCCGCATAGCTTGATGCGCGTGCGGTGCGGGACGGTGGCCGCCGCGCCTGTCGCGGAGGGGGTCTCTGCGGTGCCGGCTTGCGCCGGCGGGCTCGAAGGAGTTGCGTTCATGATGGCGATTCGTCGCTCCAGACATGGGCCCACGGCACGCTGCCGACCGGCGCGGACGGCACGGCGAATTCGTCGGGATACCCGACTTCTGCGAGATATAGCCCGTCGGGCATGAAGGTCGGCGCCGCGTTATTGCGATCGCGGCTAGCCAATACCCCGGCGAGCCAGTCGACAGGATACCGCCCGCGCCCGATTGCGACGAGGCACCCCATCAGGTTACGCACCATGTGATGCAGGAAGGCGTTCGCGCGAAACCGGAAGTGGATGAAGTCGCCGGCGCGGCGGATGTCGATCTGGTACAGGTGTTTGACCGGCGTCTTCGCCTGGCATTCCGACGAGCGGAACGCCGAGAAATCGTGCTCGCCGAGCAGGCACGCGGCGGCGGCGCGCATCGCCTCGATATCGAGCGGCGTATGGATCCAGCCCGCGCGGCCCGCGAGCATCGGCGAGCGCACCGGGTTCACGTAGAGCATGTAGTAATAGGTGCGCTCGAAGGCCGAAAAACGCGCATGGAACGTGTCCGGCATCGGCTTCGCCCACTGGACCGCCACCGTCGACGGCAGGAACGCATTGGTGCCGCGCACCCACGAAAAATCGGCGCGGTCGAGTTCGGTGTCGAAATGAACCACCTGTCCAAGCCCATGCACGCCCGTGTCCGTGCGGCCCGCGACAATCGTATGCAGCGGGGTCTGCGCGAATTCGCGCAGCGCGCGCTCGAGTTCGTCCTGGACCGTCTTGCCGTGCGGCTGCGATTGCCAGCCGCAAAACGCCGCGCCGTCGTACTGGATGCCGAGTGCTATACGCATCGCGACATCGCGCCTCAGGACAGCGGCGCGAGCGTCGACAGCATCGCGCGCGCTTCGTTGCGCGTCGCGGCGTCGTTGGACTCGATCACTTCGTTGATCAGCGTCCGTGCGCCCGCGACGTCGCCGAGTTCGATGTATTCGGCGGCCAGTTCGAGCTTGTTGCGCGCGATGCGGGCAAGCTCTTCGGGCGTGAAGGTCGGCAGCGGCTGGGCGGGACCCGGCGGCAACTCGAGGTCGAAGTCGAGCGCGAGCGGGCCGTATTTGGCCGCGCCCATGCCGGCGATCGCGCCGTGACCCGCTGTGCCCGCCTCGATCTGCTCTCCGACTCGCGGCGGCTCGGGCTCGTGCGGGGGTACCGCCTGCTGCGCGGTCACTTCGGGTTCGACGACCGGTTGCGTGGTCAACGATGCGGGTGGCGTGACCGGCTCGGCAGGTTCGGCAGCACGCGGGGGCAAGGACATGTCGAGGCTGCCCAGCGCGGCC belongs to Paraburkholderia sp. SOS3 and includes:
- the folC gene encoding bifunctional tetrahydrofolate synthase/dihydrofolate synthase — its product is MSTFPTLDAWLTHLETAHPVGIDMGLARISRVRDALQLSFACPVITVGGTNGKGSTCAILESILLRAGYTVGCHTSPHLLSFNERARVNGQNASDADLLPHFEAVEKARLSLAGQPSLTYFEFTTLAIMHLFASRGLDAVVMEVGLGGRLDAVNILDADCAIITSIDIDHTEYLGDTRDKIAFEKAGIFRAGKPAICADPLPPQTLIDHAHKIGADLWMFGKDFRYEGQAGSERQQWNYVGRSLRRSALAYPALRGANQLINTSAALAGLEALRDRLPVSAQDIRLGLANVELPGRFQVLPGKPSVVLDVGHNPHAAAVLAQNLGNMGYFPYTYAVFGSMRDKDIAGVLGHLKGEIDHWCVTDLPTPRGASAEQLEAALRDAGVAAGVADSADHSVTRFASPSAAFQDALKRASDNDRIVVFGSFFTVAGVMAWRKSQQH
- a CDS encoding site-specific DNA-methyltransferase, giving the protein MRDEFEEPQPALDTAAVEAGQAVQPAAGQPVAQLPPRVPTQLTDELTDQVGTQTQTGAPVAPPPTPPAAPALLLPVSATIELRNRDFLTDAANLPDQSIDLILADPPYGLGKDYGNDSDMRSGDTFLAWTREWLELAIPKLKPAGSLYIFCTWQYAPEIFCFLKTKLTMVNEIIWDRRVPSMGGTTRRFTSVHDNIGLFAVSKDYYFDLDPVRIPYDAATKKARSRKLFEGSKWLEMGYNPKDVWSVSRLHRQHAERVDHPTQKPLEIVERMVLASCPPGGRVLDPFMGSGTTAVACARQQRQFVGYEINESYCAIARERVSLAAASATSVASA
- the trpB gene encoding tryptophan synthase subunit beta codes for the protein MYNLPDERGHFGQYGGVFVAETLMHALEELRIAYEKSQKDADFIAEYQRELKHFVGRPSPVYHAQRWSELLGGAQIYLKREDLNHTGAHKVNNVIGQALLAKRMGKPRVIAETGAGQHGVATATIAARFGMECVVYMGVEDVRRQAANVYRMKLLGATVVPVESGSRTLKDALNEAMRDWVTNVENTFYIIGTVAGPHPYPMMVRDFQRVIGDECKVQMPELVGRQPDAVIACIGGGSNAMGIFYPYIEDKSVQLIGVEAAGDGIDTGRHAASLTGGTPGVLHGNRTYLLQDENGQIIETHSISAGLDYPGVGPEHAWLKDSGRAQYVAITDEEALKAFHDCCRIEGIIPALESSHALAYATKLAPTLPKDKVLLVNLSGRGDKDMHTVAERSGIKF
- the trpA gene encoding tryptophan synthase subunit alpha, which encodes MSRINQVFAALAAQKRKGLIPFITAGDPDPKRTVEFMHALVAGGADVIELGVPFSDPMADGPVIQRSSERALAKGVTLNDVLADVKRFREKDDKTPIVLMGYANPIERIGADAFAKAANEAGVDGVLVVDYPPEECGPFAEKMKTAGIDPIFLLAPTSTDERIAAVGRVASGYVYYVSLKGVTGAAHLDVLDIAGKIPAIKSRVPLPVGVGFGIRDAQSARAVAEVSDAVVIGSRIVNLLEDAAPEAAAESLTRFIREIRQAIDSIGAGARTA
- the truA gene encoding tRNA pseudouridine(38-40) synthase TruA; amino-acid sequence: MRIALGIQYDGAAFCGWQSQPHGKTVQDELERALREFAQTPLHTIVAGRTDTGVHGLGQVVHFDTELDRADFSWVRGTNAFLPSTVAVQWAKPMPDTFHARFSAFERTYYYMLYVNPVRSPMLAGRAGWIHTPLDIEAMRAAAACLLGEHDFSAFRSSECQAKTPVKHLYQIDIRRAGDFIHFRFRANAFLHHMVRNLMGCLVAIGRGRYPVDWLAGVLASRDRNNAAPTFMPDGLYLAEVGYPDEFAVPSAPVGSVPWAHVWSDESPS
- a CDS encoding SPOR domain-containing protein; the encoded protein is MAIFSFGKKDDASGRRGANSSSRRGSNRSSSAADRSERVERRTRRTERAGDADAMLLDPTLPEKQRARRRLVGAIALVVAAVVILPMVLDSHPKPVTDDISIDIPSRPVSRARVQDPQDTQAGVAPDNPVAPEGAQGAAAGVQSVPAPSATAANGSSSRDGATQTHTQGEEPGKQAQQQTQSAGKVQQAPVTAANNAAAAKPAARSTQSATQTGTRPESTAQSATAALAESGTPTSPPGNRFAVQLGSFSDDASARSWASKLKAAGVPAYLEKRKQADGSMRTLLRAGPFADRAAASAAIAKVREAGLTSGPNNGSAQ
- the accD gene encoding acetyl-CoA carboxylase, carboxyltransferase subunit beta; protein product: MSWLDKLLPPKIKQTDPKSRKGIPEGLWIKCPSCEAVLYRNDVEANLHVCPKCDHHMRIGARERLDGLLDAEGRYEIGQEILPVDALKFKDSRKYPDRLKEAIDETDETDAMVVMGGAIHTLPVVVACFEFSFMGGSMGSVVGERFARGAQNALEQQVPFICFTASGGARMQESLLSLMQMAKTTAMLTRLAEAKLPFISVLTDPTMGGVSASFAFLGDVVIAEPKALIGFAGPRVIEQTVREKLPEGFQRAEFLLQKGAIDMIVDRRKLREEIAQLMALLTRQPADAVA
- a CDS encoding phosphoribosylanthranilate isomerase, with the translated sequence MNATPSSPPAQAGTAETPSATGAAATVPHRTRIKLCGLSKPSDVDCAVDLGADAIGLVFYPPSPRALSVAQAVELTRNVPPFLSVVGLFVNATPDWVRDVVCDVPLSLLQFHGDETPDQCEALASVAGLPWLRALRIEPDTRPDDLVKSALNYSAASGLLFDTHVEGYGGGGKVFDWSLIPAELARRAVLSGGLNAQNVGEAIRRVRPYAVDVSSGIEVPGAKGVKDHARMAAFVHAVRQADAG